The Pocillopora verrucosa isolate sample1 chromosome 2, ASM3666991v2, whole genome shotgun sequence genome has a segment encoding these proteins:
- the LOC131787776 gene encoding required for meiotic nuclear division protein 1 homolog, with protein MANKLLRKCVILAGFCVKNPPQKSSNFFSNRNLKVFKTSLYHTSSIHCKGAEMQKETPETDKIRPRTKSPSHKMRARQKETDQHGWMICQAYVTGERYNIHGINSYLGNMAKYQATFIPEDEPNVLRVCIKDKNGENSGEVFFFGWLGSLVLWNVCSAEEQFFKKIAQLFQDGGLDIALTDTEDEQLLFSYSKNSTALHSGRIILNENSTEDIMALEKYTFSNALALSVKLAIWESVLDQYVESIQWVPEDLRKGRKVRMSRKEVLEKTGELISLRYKINLSSDLLMTPDFYWDRENLENLYDKTCVYLDIHRRTRVMNEKLNHCSEMVELLRTHLSEKHSFRLEWGIIALIAVEVVFETLYLIERYFPFR; from the exons ATGGCGAACAAACTTCTTCGGAAGTGTGTCATTCTAGCTGGCTTTTGTGTGAAAAATCCTCCGcagaaatcatcaaatttttttagtaaTCGTAACTTGAAG gtttttaaaaCCTCTCTTTATCATACAAGCAGTATTCATTGTAAGGGAGCAGAAATGCAGAAGGAAACACCAGAGACAGACAAAATTAGACCAAGGACTAAGTCACCATCGCACAAGATGCGTGCACGGCAGAAAGAGACAGATCAACAT GGCTGGATGATTTGTCAAGCCTATGTTACTGGTGAGAGATACAACATTCATGGAATCAATAGTTACCTGGGGAACATGGCAAAATATCAGGCAACATTTATACCAGAAG ATGAGCCAAATGTACTTCGAGTTTGTATTAAAGACAAAAATGGTGAAAATAGTGGAGAAGTGTTCTTCTTTGG ATGGCTTGGATCTTTGGTGCTATGGAATGTTTGTAGTGCAGAG GAGCAGTTCTTTAAAAAGATTGCACAGCTGTTCCAAGATGGAGGCCTTGATATAGCACTTACTGACACAGAAGAtgaacaacttttattttcctacTCCAA AAATTCCACTGCTCTCCACAGTGGAAGGAtaatattaaatgaaaattcaacgGAAGACATAATGGCATTAGAGAAATATACTTTTTCAAATGCTTTAGCTTTGTCTG TTAAACTTGCTATCTGGGAGTCAGTCTTAGATCAATATGTGGAGTCCATACAATGGGTCCCTGAG gatttaaggaaaggaagaaaagtaAGAATGTCTAGAAAAGAAGTGCTAGAGAAAACAGGAGAACTCATTTCCCTCAG gTATAAAATCAATTTGTCCTCTGATCTTCTGATGACCCCAGATTTTTACTGGGACAGAGAAAACCTGGAAAACTTGTATGACAAAACTTGTGTCTACCTTGATATTCACAGAAGAACAAGG GTGATGAATGAGAAATTAAACCATTGTTCTGAGATGGTGGAGTTGTTAAGAACACATCTCAGTGAAAAACACTCATTCAGGTTGGAGTGGGGAATAATTGCACTTATAGCAGTTGAG GTTGTCTTTGAGACATTGTATTTAATAGAGAGATACTTTCCATTCAGATGA